GTGGACGTCTTGCCGGCGCCGTTGGCGCCGATGAGACAGACCAGCTCACCCTGGCGAACCTCGAGGTCGAGGCCGCGCAGCGCGGCGATGGGACCGTAGGCCGCCTGCACCCCCTCAAGCCGGAGCAGCGGCGGACCCCAGGTAGGCGCGGATCACCTCGGGATGCGACTGGATCGCGGCCGGCGGACCCTCGGCGATGACGGCGCCGTGATTGAGCACGACGACGGTGTCGGAAATCCCCATGACCATCCGCATGTCGTGCTCGACGAGAAGGACGGTGATGCCACCGTCGCGGATCTTGCGGATGAGGCCGCTCGCCCTGTCCTTCTCGGCGGCCGTCATCCCCGCCGCCGGCTCGTCGAGGAGCAAGAGGGACGGCCGGGCGGCCAGCGCCAGGGCCAGCTCGACCAGGCGCTGCTCGCCGTAGGGCAAACTGCTGGCGATCTCGCGTCGCCGGGGGGCCAGCCCCACGAACGCGATGATCGCCTCGGCGTCAGCGGCGAGGCGCGCGTCCTCCTCCCGCACGCGCCGCCGGCCGACCAGCGCGCTGGCCACGTCCGCGGTTCCCCGCAGGTGGAGTCCGATCATCACGTTGTCGGTGACGCTGAGCGCCGGGAAGACGCTGGTCTTCTGAAAGGTGCGGACGACGCCGCGGCGGGCGATCGCGG
This Candidatus Methylomirabilota bacterium DNA region includes the following protein-coding sequences:
- a CDS encoding ABC transporter ATP-binding protein; its protein translation is ALGGVSFDVRPGTITSLIGPNGAGKTTAFNAITGYLRPNTGRVTYQGASLTGLRPSAIARRGVVRTFQKTSVFPALSVTDNVMIGLHLRGTADVASALVGRRRVREEDARLAADAEAIIAFVGLAPRRREIASSLPYGEQRLVELALALAARPSLLLLDEPAAGMTAAEKDRASGLIRKIRDGGITVLLVEHDMRMVMGISDTVVVLNHGAVIAEGPPAAIQSHPEVIRAYLGSAAAPA